In Tachysurus vachellii isolate PV-2020 chromosome 3, HZAU_Pvac_v1, whole genome shotgun sequence, one genomic interval encodes:
- the eif2b4 gene encoding translation initiation factor eIF-2B subunit delta has translation MADSEGKDGEGKFEEITKVKNEGRELTKEEKQRMRKEKKQQKKCKKDDKGPTDKEKKAASSTAQQPLTPSPAQKAPSAVAAPVSVSAAESSASADKPAKSKAELKAERRARQEADRTAKQAKKEPGATSTSKSKAPQSDLQPVVKRLPEHIQVDDPAVVRKLAKKLERQQIPLRSEYGYKVSLFSHLHQYSRKAPLTQLISIPATVIHPSVVRLGLQYSQGIIAGSNARSVALLHAFKQVIQDYSTPPHEELSRDLVNKLKPHISFLNQCRPLSASMGNAIKYIKKEISNIPNQCKEEEAKMKLLSCIDNYVNEKIKLAAEAISKYASEKISDGDVILVYGCSSLVNYILCEAFDKLQRKFRVIVVDSRPRLEGREALRRLVKRGIRCTYVLISALSYILPEVSKVFLGAHALLANGYVMSRVGTSQIALVAKAYNVPVLVCCETYKFCERVQTDSFVSNELDDPDDLIVTRKGKTQLENWQCVESLGLLNLVYDVTPPDFVDLVITELGMIPCTSVPVVLRVKNVDQ, from the exons ATGGCAGACTCAGAGGGAAAAG ATGGAGAAGGGAAATTCGAGGAGATTACAAAGGTGAAG AATGAAGGTCGAGAGCTTACAAAAGAAGAGAAGCAGCGTATGcgaaaagagaagaaacaacagAAGAAGTGCAAAAAAGATGACAAGGGACCGAcggataaagaaaaaaaagcagcctCTTCCACTGCTCAGCAGCCACTTACACCGAGTCCAGCACAGAAAG CACCATCAGCGGTCGCTGCTCCTGTCAGCGTATCTGCAGCTGAGAGCTCTGCGTCTGCAGACAAGCCGGCTAAAAGTAAAGCAGAGCTGAAGGCAGAGCGAAGGGCACGCCAGGAAGCAGATCGCACAGCAAAACAGGCTAAGAAAGAGCCGGGCGCCACATCCACGAGCAAGTCTAAAGCTCCACAGAGTGACCTTCAGCCAG TGGTGAAAAGATTACCGGAACACATCCAAGTAGATGATCCTGCAGTGGTGAGAAAGCTGGCCAAGAAGCTTGAGAGACAACAG ATTCCTCTAAGATCAGAGTATGGCTACAAAGTCAGCCTGTTCTCCCACCTGCACCAGTACAGCCGCAAAGCCCCTCTCACACAACTAATCAG CATCCCTGCCACAGTTATCCACCCCTCCGTAGTCCGCTTGGGATTGCAGTACTCACAGGGCATCATAGCCGGCTCGAATGCTCGCTCTGTGGCTCTCTTGCATGCCTTTAAACAG GTGATTCAAGACTACAGCACTCCTCCCCATGAAGAGTTGTCCAGGGACCTAGTAAACAAACTGAAGCCCCACATCAG TTTCCTCAATCAATGTCGCCCCCTATCTGCAAGCATGGGTAATGCAATCAAATACATTAAGAAAGAGATCTCCAATATTCCAAATCAGTGCAAGGAAGAGGAG GCTAAGATGAAACTATTGTCATGTATTGACAACTATGTAAACGAGAAGATCAAGTTGGCTGCTGAAGCCATCTCTAAATACGCAAGTGAAAAGATTAGTGATGGTGATGTCATTCTAGTTTACGGATG CTCTTCACTTGTTAATTATATTCTGTGTGAGGCGTTTGACAAACTCCAGAGGAAGTTCCGAGTCATCGTGGTGGACAGCAGGCCCAGACTGGAGGGCAGGGAAGCACTGAGACGTTTGGTGAAGAGAGGCATTCGCTGTACCTACGTGCTCATATCTGCCCTCTCCTACATTCTGCCTGAG GTGTCTAAGGTGTTTCTTGGAGCCCATGCCCTTCTGGCTAATGGGTACGTCATGTCACGAGTAGGAACATCCCAAATAGCCCTTGTAGCCAAGGCGTACAATGTGCCTGTGCTGGTCTGCTGTGAGACCTACAAGTTCTGTGAACGAGTGCAGACGGACTCATTCGTATCTAACGAGCTGG ATGATCCCGATGACCTGATCGTGACACGGAAGGGAAAGACCCAGCTGGAGAACTGGCAGTGTGTGGAATCACTGGGCTTGCTGAACTTGGTTTACGATGTTACGCCGCCAGACTTTGTTGACTTAGTGATCACTGAGCTAGGCATGATCCCCTGTACCTCCGTGCCTGTAGTGCTACGAGTGAAGAATGTGGATCAGTGA
- the atraid gene encoding all-trans retinoic acid-induced differentiation factor has protein sequence MGKMTAGVNVFTFSIVYLFTILIILFSVYVDCQPTDAQLCHMCEGSVQNHSAVWRFCLSGGRIEGRCCFQDEENILGLDLSNCSLSQVEDLGVASAAVIVDLSSNPISNMSDFIFQGFNHLSYLILPVKLDCPGGNTSWDRVEVNRDTRLCEGQRNACNQTGQMALDCPENSVCMPYGPGFFQCSCARNFHGYKCLREGHFPMLEVMAILGGSTVVVSLLLWITQRRKIKGT, from the exons ATGGGGAAAATGACAGCTGGGGTCAACGTTTTTACCTTttctattgtatatttatttacaattttaatcattttatttagtgtCTACGTCGACTGTCAGCCCACCGATGCTCAG TTATGCCACATGTGTGAAGGATCTGTACAGAACCACAGTGCTGTGTGGAGGTTTTGCCTGTCAGGGGGCAGGATTGAGGGTCGGTGCTGCTTTCAGGATGAAGAGAACATTCTGGG GCTGGATTTATCTAATTGTTCTCTGAGTCAAGTGGAGGACCTCGGTGTAGCTTCTGCAGCAGTTATCGT AGACCTCTCAAGCAACCCTATTTCCAATATGAGTGATTTTATATTCCAAGGTTTTAATCATCTCAGCTACCT CATACTGCCCGTAAAACTGGACTGTCCGGGCGGCAACACATCATGGGACAGAGTGGAGGTTAATCGTGATACACGGCTCTGCGAAGGACAGAGGAACGCCTGCAATCAAACAGGGCAGATGG CCTTGGATTGTCCTGAAAACTCTGTCTGCATGCCTTATGGACCAGGATTCTTTCAGTGCAGCTGTGCTCGTAACTTCCACGGATACAAGTGCCTAAGAGAG GGCCATTTTCCTATGCTGGAAGTCATGGCAATATTGGGTGGGTCCACAGTTGTTGTTTCACTGTTACTCTGGATCACTCAACggagaaaaataaaaggtaCCTGA